Below is a genomic region from Ferribacterium limneticum.
TTCGACGCCGACACCTTGCACCCCGCGCAGGTCGATCAGATGTTTGAGCAGCGTGCCATCGCCACAGCCAAGATCGAGCACACGGTGGCCCGGCTCGATCCAGCCCGCGATCAGTTCGAAATCAGGGCGCCCCAGCGTATGCGTCATAGCTTGATATTCCGCAGATAGGCATCGACCACACCGTGATAGTGGGCGTCTTCCATCAGGAAAGAGTCGTGACCAAAATTGAGGTCGATTTCGGCATAGGAAACATTCCGTCCATTGGCCAGCAGGGCAGCGACAATCTCCTTCGAGCGCGCCGGAGTGAAGCGCCAGTCAGTCGTAAACGAGGCTATCAGGTAGTTTGCCTTGCTGCGTGCCATGGTGGCAATCAGGTTGCCGTTGTCCTCGCGCGACGGGTCGAAATAGTCGAGCGCCTTGGTCATCAGCAGATAGGTATTGGCATCGAAGTAGCCGGCAAACTTGTCGCCCTGGTAGCGCAGATAGGATTCGACCTCGAATTCGACATCAAAACCGAATGAAAACGCACTATTGCGTAGTTCGCGGCCGAATTTCGCACCCATCTGGTCGTCCGACAGGTAGGTGATGTGGCCGAGCATGCGGGCTAGGCGCAGGCCGCGTAGCGGTCGTGTGTTGTGTTCATAGTAATTGCCGCCGTGGAAATCCGGGTCGGTCAGGATGGCCTGGCGGGCGACATCGTTGAAGGCAATATTTTGCGCCGACAGCTTGGGCGCAGCCGCAATGACAATTGCGTTGCGTACCCGCTCCGGGTAGGTAATGCTCCAGCGCAACGCCTGCATGCCACCCAGACTGCCGCCCATGACAGCGGCCCAGCTGTCGATGCCAAGCCGGTCGGCCAGTCTGGCCTGGGCGTGCACCCAGTCATTGACCGCAACAATCGGAAAATCGGCCCCCCATGGTTTGCCTGTGGCCGGATTGATCGAGGACGGCCCGGTCGAGCCATGGCAGCCGCCCAGATTGTTCAGGCCGACGATGAAGAATCTGTCGGTATCGAGCGGCCGTCCCGGACCGACGATGTTGTCCCACCAGCCGATATTTTCCGGCTGGTCAGCGTAATAACCAGCGACATGATGATGGCCGGAAAGCGCATGGCAGACCAGGATAGCGTTTGACTTTGCTGCGTTGAGCGTCCCGTACGTTTCATAAACCAGATCGTAGGCGGGCAAAATCCCACCACTGCGTAAATGCAATGGCTGATCGAAGTGGGCCCGCTGCGAGTCGACGGTGCCGACGGATTGTCCTGGCATGCTGTTCCTGAATACAAAAACCCAGTTGGCCTTAAACGTGAACTCGTCGGGCGAACTGGGTGGTTCCCGCTTTAGCTGAATTTATTTAGCGCCCGCAATCAGAGCTCAAATCGGCGCAACTGGAGGTCTCCCAGCGTCTGCAGACAATACCGAGCAGGGCGCTAAAAGTCAATGTAACGATCCTGTTATGCAATAGGTGGTAGCGTGGTAAAGATTTGCTAAAATCCCAAGAAAACAAATTTCTAGAAAGCTTTGGCCACAATGCTGGAACAACGGCGGCATCAACGAATTCGTTTCGGCAACTTGCCTAGAGTCAGTATTGGCTTTGGGGGGGCGATCGGCGAAGGGTTGATCGAAAATCTCTCTTTGTCCGGCCTGATGGTGCGGACAGACATGCCGCTCGAAATTTCGCACAACATCGGCTGTGAGTTTCGGGTTTTCGGTTCGCCAATGATTGATGTTCCAGCCACGGTTGTTAGTCGTGTCGGCGACCTGTTTGGCGTCCGCTTTCAGACCGGGCCAATCAACCAGATACTTATCGACGATGCCATTAGTTCGGCCCTGGCATCTGGGAATGCCTCGATTCTTGCTGTGCGCGAGTTGGGCGGCAAGAAAATTATGCGGATCACCGGTGGCCTCGGAAACCCTCTGCGCAATGATTTCATGCATGCCTTGACGAGAGTAGGGGTGGATGAAATAGATCTCGAAGGCGTCACCGTGGTCGATCAGGCTGGGCTGGCTTTATGCTTGGTGGCCTGCAATCGGCACGGCGTGAAGCTCGGTGCGCAGTCGCCATGTTTTGCCGAGGCCTGGAAGCAGGCTGTGGCGGTACCGGGTGAGATCGAAAAAATGGAAACGCCGGGGTTGTGACAACTATACCCGGCAATTTGCCATGTGCCTCGTTGGCCATCGTGCTGACGGGTGTCTGGATTTGCGGCAATGCTTGGGCGGCGGATGAGGATGCATACTTTAGTGAATTGCCGATTGTGGCATCGGTCAGTCGCCTGCCGCAGAGACTGGCGGATGCTCCCGCTGCCGTAACGGTTGTCGACCGCGAGATGATCAAGGCCTCCGGGGCACGTGACCTCAATGATATTTTCCGCCTGGTGCCCGGGTTTCAGACCTATCCGAATAATACCGAGTCGGCGCGGGCAACCTACCACGGCATGGGAGACGGGGATTATTCATCGCGGGTCCAGGTTCTTATCGATGGGCGATCGATGTATTCGCCATTGTTTGGCGGCGGCGTTAACTGGGCGACATTGCCGGTCGCGCTTGAAGATATCGAGCGCATCGAGGTCGTGCGCGGGACAAATGCCGTTTCCTACGGCAGTAACGCCTTTCTCGGGGTGATCAACATTGTGACTGTCGATCCAGCCTTGACGCGCGGCTTCTCGGTTTCGTCCAGCTACGGCAACCAGAATGTTCGCGACTACGGATTTCGGGTGGGCGGAAAAATCGGTGAGGTGGGTGATTTTCGTTTTACCTACAAGCAGCTAAATGATGATGGTCTGACGAATCGCTATGACTGGATCGATTCGTATTTTTCCAGGCTCTTTGATTTTCGTGCCGACGTGGTGTTGAGCGAGAGGGATAGTCTCCAGTTGTCCATGGGACGGACTGACGGGGTAATCCAGAATGGCCGGAATAAATTGGTGGGTGGTTTATGGCAGCAGAATCCGGAAAACCCCATGCGGCAGATGCGTCAGTCAGATAGCTATGCCCAAGTCATTTGGCGGCGTGTTTTTTCCGCTGATTCGGATTTCCAGTTTCGTTATTCCTATGTGGTCGACCGTTCCGATGATGCATTTACATTTTCGAATTTGCATATCAATCAGTCAGGCGATGAAGGCGTGCGACATGAATTCGAGGTGCAGCATAGTTTGAAAATAGACAAGGCCGTCCGCATGGTTTGGGGCGGTGGATGGCGCGAAGACGCAATGCGCTCGGAGTGGTCATTGCCCGGGATGGGGGAGGTTAACCGCAGTATTGGTCGCGTCTTCGGTAATCTGGAGTGGCGGCCGACTCATTGGTTCACCGGCAATGCCGGTCTGGCGCTAGAGGATGATTCGCTTGTAGGGATGCATGTTTCGCCGCGGGTCAGCAGCAATTTTCATTTGACTCCGGAGGATACGTTACGCCTTGGCTATTCACGGGCTTATCACACCGGAAGCACCGTTGATTACCGAGGCCAGCAAAGGGCCTTTGGGATTTCCTTTTTCAGTGCTCGCCCGGACTTGATGGCGACCGAAGGCCTGGATACGCTGGAGGCGGGGTATCTTGGCGACTGGCGAGACTGGCGGGCCAGTCTTGATGTTCGGGTATTCAGCGAGCGCATCCGGAACCGCTTGTACAAGATTGATATGGATACAACGAGCCCTCTGATCGGATTGTCGACGGTGCCGATTCAGAGTGTCGAAATCCAGGGTGTTGAATACCAGTTTAAATGGCAGCCATTTGATACCACTCGTCTTGTCTTCACGCAGACCTTGGCGAATATTTCCAGTGACTACCAGTCTTCTGCGCTTGCGCTGAGCAATTCAACTTTGACTACAGTCAAAGCAGTCCAGATTCGGGAGTTGACCGAGCGCTCGATGCCCGCGCGATCAACGTCGGCGCTGTTGATCCAGAAATTGCCACTCGGCTTGGAGTTTTCAACTGCCGGTTATTGGCAGGAGTCGATGAAGTGGAGCACAAA
It encodes:
- a CDS encoding PilZ domain-containing protein, which encodes MLEQRRHQRIRFGNLPRVSIGFGGAIGEGLIENLSLSGLMVRTDMPLEISHNIGCEFRVFGSPMIDVPATVVSRVGDLFGVRFQTGPINQILIDDAISSALASGNASILAVRELGGKKIMRITGGLGNPLRNDFMHALTRVGVDEIDLEGVTVVDQAGLALCLVACNRHGVKLGAQSPCFAEAWKQAVAVPGEIEKMETPGL
- a CDS encoding TonB-dependent receptor plug domain-containing protein, translating into MLTGVWICGNAWAADEDAYFSELPIVASVSRLPQRLADAPAAVTVVDREMIKASGARDLNDIFRLVPGFQTYPNNTESARATYHGMGDGDYSSRVQVLIDGRSMYSPLFGGGVNWATLPVALEDIERIEVVRGTNAVSYGSNAFLGVINIVTVDPALTRGFSVSSSYGNQNVRDYGFRVGGKIGEVGDFRFTYKQLNDDGLTNRYDWIDSYFSRLFDFRADVVLSERDSLQLSMGRTDGVIQNGRNKLVGGLWQQNPENPMRQMRQSDSYAQVIWRRVFSADSDFQFRYSYVVDRSDDAFTFSNLHINQSGDEGVRHEFEVQHSLKIDKAVRMVWGGGWREDAMRSEWSLPGMGEVNRSIGRVFGNLEWRPTHWFTGNAGLALEDDSLVGMHVSPRVSSNFHLTPEDTLRLGYSRAYHTGSTVDYRGQQRAFGISFFSARPDLMATEGLDTLEAGYLGDWRDWRASLDVRVFSERIRNRLYKIDMDTTSPLIGLSTVPIQSVEIQGVEYQFKWQPFDTTRLVFTQTLANISSDYQSSALALSNSTLTTVKAVQIRELTERSMPARSTSALLIQKLPLGLEFSTAGYWQESMKWSTNTTAQRYRRFDVRLGYPFRSGGLAGEIALTVQSLNGAHNEYKGPNPDDTNPNPDGRIVERRQWVSLRLDF
- the metX gene encoding homoserine O-succinyltransferase MetX, yielding MPGQSVGTVDSQRAHFDQPLHLRSGGILPAYDLVYETYGTLNAAKSNAILVCHALSGHHHVAGYYADQPENIGWWDNIVGPGRPLDTDRFFIVGLNNLGGCHGSTGPSSINPATGKPWGADFPIVAVNDWVHAQARLADRLGIDSWAAVMGGSLGGMQALRWSITYPERVRNAIVIAAAPKLSAQNIAFNDVARQAILTDPDFHGGNYYEHNTRPLRGLRLARMLGHITYLSDDQMGAKFGRELRNSAFSFGFDVEFEVESYLRYQGDKFAGYFDANTYLLMTKALDYFDPSREDNGNLIATMARSKANYLIASFTTDWRFTPARSKEIVAALLANGRNVSYAEIDLNFGHDSFLMEDAHYHGVVDAYLRNIKL